A genomic stretch from Deinococcus radiotolerans includes:
- the dusA gene encoding tRNA dihydrouridine(20/20a) synthase DusA yields the protein MSAPARPAQTRPPHTLSVAPMMDWTDRHCRVFHRTLTRRTLLYTEMVTTGAILHGDRDRHLAFDTGEHPVALQLGGSDAAALAECARIAQDYGYDEVNLNCGCPSDRVSSGSFGACLMGTPDVVARAVGAMRAATTLPVTVKHRIGIDDLDSYEHLTGFVRTVEAAGCGTFIVHARKAWLSGLSPRENREIPPLRHEVVRQLKADFPHLTVVLNGGVLTLDAAQDALGWADGVMIGRAAYQDPFILARADADIFGENTPPVTRRGAIEAYLPYVAAQLQAGQPLNRMMKHTLGLFAGQPGARHWKRTISEQGHKPGAGLEVVQAALAGVPDAVLDERPGGAGVLV from the coding sequence ATGAGTGCTCCCGCCCGCCCCGCACAGACCCGCCCGCCGCACACGCTGTCGGTCGCGCCGATGATGGACTGGACCGACCGGCACTGCCGCGTCTTCCACCGCACCCTGACCCGCCGCACCCTGCTGTACACCGAGATGGTCACGACCGGCGCGATCCTGCACGGCGACCGCGACCGGCACCTCGCGTTCGACACGGGCGAGCACCCGGTCGCCCTGCAACTCGGCGGCAGTGACGCCGCGGCCCTGGCGGAGTGCGCCCGCATCGCGCAGGACTACGGGTACGACGAGGTGAACCTGAACTGCGGCTGCCCCAGTGACCGCGTGAGCAGCGGCTCGTTCGGCGCGTGCCTGATGGGCACCCCGGACGTCGTGGCGCGCGCCGTGGGCGCCATGCGCGCCGCCACGACCCTGCCCGTGACCGTCAAGCACCGCATCGGCATTGACGACCTCGACAGCTACGAACACCTGACCGGTTTCGTCCGGACCGTGGAGGCCGCCGGGTGCGGCACCTTCATCGTGCACGCCCGCAAGGCCTGGCTGTCGGGCCTGTCCCCCAGGGAAAACCGTGAGATTCCGCCGCTGCGGCACGAGGTGGTGCGCCAGCTGAAAGCCGACTTCCCGCACCTGACGGTCGTGCTCAACGGCGGGGTGCTCACGCTGGACGCCGCGCAGGACGCGTTGGGCTGGGCGGACGGCGTCATGATCGGCCGCGCCGCGTACCAGGACCCGTTCATCCTGGCCCGCGCGGATGCGGACATCTTCGGAGAGAACACCCCGCCCGTCACGCGCCGAGGGGCCATCGAGGCGTACCTGCCCTACGTCGCCGCGCAGCTTCAGGCCGGGCAGCCGCTGAACCGCATGATGAAACACACCCTGGGCCTCTTCGCCGGGCAGCCCGGCGCGCGCCACTGGAAACGTACCATCAGCGAACAGGGCCACAAGCCCGGCGCGGGCCTGGAGGTCGTGCAGGCCGCCCTGGCCGGCGTGCCGGACGCCGTGCTCGACGAGCGGCCCGGCGGGGCCGGCGTTCTGGTCTGA
- a CDS encoding group III truncated hemoglobin gives MLLSASPLPGWPDVQPLDPATLAGAAGVLLPHDGGPVADLRDQPQRWALLTDVTAALRRGVPVLGWGTGAALLGRALGARVHGAAGAERAALPRGASPHAWRGDVPLHWTQGRAVAWADPELPERVRTEFLAALPGWADRTPGSPLEEVGGLPALEAVVTEFYARARRDPLLGPVFEAHVQDWPAHLARVTAFWATMLGGRDLTRWRGNLNAAHAGLGVRGEHLQAWLALWSATAHDLLPPPAADLLTRRAGAMGARLGPRRH, from the coding sequence ATGCTGCTCAGCGCCTCTCCCCTGCCCGGCTGGCCGGACGTGCAGCCGCTGGACCCGGCGACCCTGGCGGGCGCGGCGGGCGTGCTGTTGCCGCACGACGGCGGCCCGGTCGCGGACCTGCGGGATCAGCCGCAGCGCTGGGCCCTGCTTACCGACGTGACGGCGGCGCTGCGGCGTGGCGTGCCGGTCCTGGGCTGGGGCACGGGCGCGGCGCTGCTGGGCCGCGCGCTGGGCGCCCGGGTACACGGGGCTGCGGGAGCGGAGCGGGCGGCCCTGCCACGCGGCGCTTCCCCACACGCCTGGAGGGGCGACGTACCCCTGCACTGGACGCAGGGGCGGGCGGTCGCCTGGGCGGACCCGGAACTCCCCGAGCGGGTGCGGACTGAGTTCCTGGCGGCCCTGCCCGGCTGGGCGGACCGCACGCCCGGCTCTCCGCTGGAGGAGGTCGGGGGCCTGCCCGCACTGGAGGCAGTCGTGACCGAGTTCTACGCCCGGGCCCGCCGCGACCCACTGCTGGGTCCAGTGTTCGAGGCTCATGTGCAGGACTGGCCTGCGCACCTCGCGCGCGTCACGGCCTTCTGGGCGACGATGCTGGGCGGCCGAGATCTGACCCGCTGGCGCGGGAACCTGAACGCCGCGCACGCGGGGCTGGGCGTACGCGGCGAGCACCTGCAGGCGTGGCTGGCGCTGTGGTCGGCCACCGCGCACGATCTTCTGCCCCCGCCTGCGGCGGACCTGCTCACGCGGCGGGCCGGGGCGATGGGCGCCCGGCTGGGTCCACGGCGCCACTGA
- a CDS encoding LysM peptidoglycan-binding domain-containing protein produces the protein MRRLFFSLLLASLGSAALAVPASVKVKSGDTLFRISTRTGVSVADIKRMNGLTSTTIRVGQVLRLVGAAAPARPASGQGAYTVKKGDTLSAIAARYGVTVSALQAGNSLKGTALAVGQRLKIPARGRAPATPPRPTTEVRVVYRYVWVGVKDTPQTLAARYRLSVDDLRRLNGLSSFKHIVPGKKLLVPSRVPVPIPPKPQRDPVTFKRLQPLNVPVQIANVDLRWRSTLVAPVLPGRALVFNSGARVGELARRSGARVLVNGSYFHPQSFAPAGDIVMQGRLLTWGRIPQALAITPDNRAAIRPSATALLGRPLDTTWTGMETVIATGPRILSGGQVVTRYSTAFRDPALFGRAARSAVGLVSNRDLVLVSTHAKLTTTEMGKLLLRLGVRDALLLDGGSSAGIAWNGHAVLDSVRRVSYGIGVFTNYTGRRYAR, from the coding sequence ATGCGGCGACTGTTTTTCTCTCTCCTGCTGGCCAGTCTGGGCTCCGCCGCGCTGGCGGTCCCGGCCAGCGTGAAGGTCAAGAGTGGCGACACGCTCTTCCGCATCTCCACCCGCACCGGCGTCAGTGTGGCGGACATCAAACGCATGAACGGCCTGACCAGCACGACCATCCGGGTCGGTCAGGTCCTCCGGCTCGTGGGGGCAGCCGCGCCCGCCCGCCCCGCCAGCGGTCAGGGCGCGTACACCGTCAAGAAGGGCGACACGCTCAGCGCCATTGCCGCCCGGTACGGCGTGACCGTCTCGGCCCTCCAGGCGGGCAACAGCCTGAAGGGGACGGCGCTGGCCGTCGGGCAGCGCCTCAAGATCCCCGCGCGGGGCCGCGCTCCGGCCACCCCACCTCGTCCTACCACCGAGGTGCGGGTCGTGTACCGCTACGTCTGGGTAGGCGTGAAGGACACCCCACAGACCCTGGCCGCCCGCTACCGCCTGAGCGTGGACGACCTGCGCCGCCTGAACGGCCTGAGCAGCTTCAAGCACATCGTACCCGGCAAGAAACTGCTGGTCCCGTCCCGGGTGCCCGTTCCGATTCCCCCGAAGCCGCAGCGGGACCCGGTGACGTTCAAGCGCCTCCAACCTCTGAACGTGCCGGTGCAGATCGCGAACGTGGACCTGCGCTGGCGCAGCACCCTGGTCGCCCCGGTGCTGCCCGGGCGGGCACTGGTGTTCAACTCCGGCGCGCGGGTGGGTGAACTGGCGCGCCGCAGCGGCGCGCGCGTCCTCGTGAACGGCAGTTACTTTCACCCGCAGTCCTTCGCGCCCGCGGGGGACATCGTCATGCAGGGGCGGCTCCTCACCTGGGGCCGCATCCCGCAGGCGCTGGCAATCACGCCCGACAACCGCGCCGCGATCCGCCCCAGCGCCACCGCCCTGCTGGGCCGCCCGCTGGACACCACCTGGACCGGCATGGAAACCGTGATCGCCACCGGCCCGCGCATCCTCAGCGGCGGGCAGGTCGTCACGCGCTACAGCACCGCGTTCCGCGACCCGGCGCTGTTCGGGCGCGCCGCGCGCAGCGCCGTGGGCCTCGTCAGCAACCGCGACCTCGTGCTCGTCAGCACGCACGCGAAACTCACCACCACCGAGATGGGCAAACTGCTGCTGCGCCTGGGCGTCCGCGACGCCCTGCTGCTCGACGGGGGCAGCAGCGCCGGCATCGCCTGGAACGGCCACGCGGTCCTGGACAGCGTGCGGCGCGTCAGCTACGGCATCGGTGTGTTCACGAACTACACGGGCCGCCGCTACGCCCGCTGA
- a CDS encoding TerC family protein: MESLFGWITQPEAWLAFATLLLLEIVLGIDNVIFISILAGKLPPAQQQRARTVGLLAAMIMRLGLLFSITWIYRLKDDLFTLFGQGFSGRDLILIFGGLFLLYKAVKEMHEQLEGPDDHGAPTAGKVAGANFAAIIGQIMILDIVFSLDSVITAVGMADDLGVMVAAVVVTVLIMLVAARPIGDFVQAHPTVKMLALAFLLLIGVNLIADGFGFKIPKGYTYFAMGFAIAVEMLNLRVRRGKAVQLHDTGRAPDAG; encoded by the coding sequence ATGGAATCACTGTTCGGCTGGATCACGCAGCCGGAAGCGTGGCTGGCGTTCGCAACGCTGCTGCTTCTGGAAATCGTTCTCGGGATCGACAACGTCATCTTCATCTCGATCCTGGCGGGCAAACTGCCCCCCGCGCAGCAGCAGCGCGCCCGCACGGTTGGCCTGCTCGCCGCCATGATCATGCGCCTGGGCCTGCTCTTCTCCATCACCTGGATCTACCGCCTGAAAGACGACCTGTTCACCCTGTTCGGGCAGGGCTTCTCCGGACGGGACCTGATCCTCATCTTCGGCGGCCTGTTCCTGCTGTACAAGGCCGTCAAGGAAATGCACGAGCAGCTCGAAGGGCCCGACGATCACGGCGCCCCCACCGCCGGGAAGGTCGCGGGCGCGAACTTCGCGGCGATCATCGGGCAAATCATGATCCTGGACATCGTGTTCAGCCTCGACAGCGTCATCACGGCCGTGGGCATGGCCGACGACCTGGGCGTCATGGTGGCGGCCGTCGTCGTGACCGTGCTGATCATGCTGGTCGCCGCGCGCCCCATCGGGGACTTCGTGCAGGCGCACCCCACCGTGAAGATGCTCGCCCTGGCGTTCCTGCTGCTGATCGGCGTGAACCTCATCGCGGACGGCTTCGGCTTCAAGATCCCCAAGGGCTACACGTACTTCGCCATGGGCTTCGCCATTGCCGTGGAAATGCTGAACCTGCGCGTCCGCCGCGGCAAGGCCGTGCAGCTGCACGACACCGGTCGCGCTCCCGACGCCGGCTGA
- a CDS encoding TetR/AcrR family transcriptional regulator, with protein MTVPPVSSPAVPDTTRARIQQEAARLFVKSGYHGVSMREVAEAVGVTKPALYHHYADKEALFLAMLEGTLAGLSRLIMAANSQVGIRLQLDTLVYELVASAPEQRVGLQLASELRHVSAERRAAFEQEYRRVWVGGLSRLFEEGAARGELRGDLPPGMLARAFLAITYPLVTGAPSADPQGTARALLAVFLDGATPRSS; from the coding sequence ATGACGGTTCCTCCTGTGTCTTCCCCCGCTGTGCCTGATACGACCCGCGCCCGCATTCAGCAGGAGGCGGCGCGGCTGTTCGTAAAGAGCGGCTATCACGGGGTCAGCATGCGTGAGGTGGCCGAGGCGGTCGGGGTGACCAAGCCCGCTCTGTATCACCACTACGCGGACAAGGAGGCGCTGTTCCTGGCGATGCTGGAGGGGACCCTGGCGGGCCTGAGTCGTCTGATCATGGCGGCGAACTCGCAGGTCGGGATCCGCCTTCAACTGGACACGCTGGTGTACGAGCTGGTGGCCAGCGCGCCCGAGCAGCGCGTGGGATTGCAGCTGGCGAGTGAACTGCGGCACGTGAGCGCGGAGCGGCGCGCGGCGTTTGAGCAGGAGTACCGCCGCGTGTGGGTGGGCGGCCTGTCCCGTCTGTTCGAGGAGGGCGCGGCGCGGGGTGAGCTGCGGGGGGACCTGCCGCCGGGCATGCTGGCGCGGGCGTTCCTGGCGATCACGTATCCACTGGTGACGGGCGCGCCGTCTGCGGATCCTCAGGGCACGGCGCGGGCGCTGCTGGCCGTGTTCCTGGACGGCGCGACGCCCCGCAGCAGCTGA
- a CDS encoding phospholipase A2: MRPLLSAALTLALPLALAACSQQTPPAPSSDYAARPELQDPGSQAILARYGNDPGLTAALQEAYGERTTVLSYPSVPQLGAQDYASDRLNYVKRTGWGTVSNYNAQYGAYAGTGLPYTGLDWTRDGCSAPDGLGLGYREDFRPACNVHDFAYRNLKVYERTDANRATSDDVFYTNMKAICAAKSWYARPACYSAAYAYYQGVRMGGSSSF; this comes from the coding sequence ATGCGCCCACTTCTTTCCGCCGCCCTGACCCTTGCCCTGCCGCTCGCCCTGGCCGCCTGCTCCCAGCAGACCCCGCCCGCGCCCAGCAGCGACTACGCCGCCCGCCCCGAGTTGCAGGACCCGGGCAGCCAGGCCATCCTGGCCCGGTACGGCAACGACCCCGGCCTGACCGCCGCGTTGCAGGAAGCGTACGGCGAGCGCACCACGGTCCTGTCCTACCCCAGCGTGCCGCAGCTGGGCGCGCAGGACTACGCCAGTGACCGCCTGAACTACGTCAAACGCACCGGGTGGGGCACCGTCAGCAACTACAACGCGCAGTACGGCGCGTACGCCGGCACCGGCCTCCCGTACACCGGCCTGGACTGGACCCGTGACGGATGCAGCGCCCCCGACGGTCTGGGCCTGGGCTACCGCGAGGACTTCCGGCCCGCGTGCAACGTGCACGACTTCGCGTACCGCAACCTGAAGGTGTACGAGCGCACCGACGCCAACCGCGCCACCAGCGACGACGTGTTCTACACGAACATGAAAGCCATCTGCGCCGCCAAGAGCTGGTACGCCCGCCCCGCGTGCTACAGCGCCGCGTACGCCTACTACCAGGGCGTCCGCATGGGCGGCAGCAGCAGCTTCTAA